The Spinacia oleracea cultivar Varoflay chromosome 2, BTI_SOV_V1, whole genome shotgun sequence DNA segment ATCCTCACAAAAGAATCAAAGACAAATTATTAGCCACATATTAACATTTTGCATTAATCAATTGAGATTTGAGATCATGCAGGAATCTCGGAAACTGAAAGTATATAACGATCATGAAATTCTGAGTAAACAAATAGAGAAAGACACCATACTGACCATACTGACCTCTTTTGTAGCCTTTATTGATTGCGTCACTATACTTCCCTTGTGCATAATACGCAAGACCCAACCGACTGTATGCCTTGCTATAATTTGGGTCAATTTCAATGGATTTAAGGCAATCTTTAATAGCTTCGTCGTATTTGCGCATCTGAGTATAAGCAGCTGCTCTGGGTAATTAAAAACAGGATAAAGTGATTGATACAAACACTTCAACACAGACAGAATATTCAATGAATTTCAAATATGATACATGCAGCCACATCTGGAATGAGAAAAGGACTTGGTATTTGGATAAAACTGAAAACACAATGACAGAGTTTCATCATCATATGAAAGATGATGCAACTCAACACTCAAACAATCCCTTTCTTGCTGTGTCCGATTTTCAATCAAATAAATGGCCAAATAGAAGCAAAAACTATAGAAATTTGTTGTTCTTGCCAGTTTTCCTTCGCTTTACACTATAATTTTGCTAATTGACGACACCCCAACTTTAAAACATGGCTCCACCATATATTTGAtgcaaaagaaaagaagaaatgtCATCCAAACCCTCTTGTCTTTTCCCGAGTTTATCTGTATAACCAATAAGAGTTCATTTTACTACAAGCATCATTTACGACAACACCAAGTCCTGCGACTAGGAGATAATGCATCCACCAACTCTAAACTGATGAGCATTGAAGCTACCATCCGACCACAATGATGACACGAGGTGACAACAAATTGTGTTGAAATTAGATTTTATCCTATCATTGATATGGGTTTTTGGAAAGATCTGAATAGAGATGACACAAGGTGACAACAAATTGTGTTGAAATTAGATTTTATCCTATCAGTGATATAAGGTTTTTGGAAAGATCAGAATAGAGTGTGTCAAGAATGCAGAGAAAAAGTCATTCCAAAAGGTCCCGGAAGGTAAAGAGAGGCAAAGAAACTAGTCAACTACAAATAGACGCAGTTGTATATCAACCCCTAAATTCACCAGGTTAAAAAATGCTTCCGATGTATTAGAATATGCCTTGAATCGGTTAAGTCCCCAACACGAGGGTTTCGCGTCTGCttagagagtactatataaaaaCTCTCTAGTCCCTTGGTCATAACGTAGAAGTATTCTATgaacgtagctaacacattgttagtaaaCCTCGCTAAATTTTGCGTTCTTAATTAATTCTTTCTTGCATTTGTTAATCCCTCGTCCCTTACAGATCGCCCCAAATCCCATATTTGGATGTCCCTTTTCGAGTTTGCCACATACCATAAATAGGTACAGGGGACCACTACTTTACTTTGGTCCCACCAATTGTCTCTCTCATcgactctttccaaccaaaacttaataaatcaacttttttttttcaatgggGAAATCTTTGAgggacggaggtagtataaCACAATGTTTATTTCTTAAACTAAAAATTCAGTGCACCTCCTTTTCTAATTTCTACTTCCACATGAATCTACCAGAAGTAAATGTATATCAATCAGCAACACATGCGCAAAAGTAGTGCTTGTATTGAATTCTTTAAAGTGATAACCAGATTCCCATGCAATGGCTAGTGTGAATGTGATGGTGCCCGATAAATCAATAATAACATCAAATAATGGTTGACGGTGCTGCAGAGGTTAGTCTTGATAGCTATTGTCTTTTGATTTAATAATCGAAAAGTCAGATACTAATTTGTCGGACAAAGCAGCTACTACTTCCGTTTCtttaagttctttacgctttctgGTGAAGTTTGTTTCTTTTAGTTCTTTACTCTTGCCTTTATTCCATTTACGGCATATGTTTTTACAATAATATCCCTACTTAACCCACCACTATCCACTCACTCACAATAATTTATTATGGGAGTTCACCACTTGCATTATCGGGTGACAAATAGCCAACGTTTCCTACTTGTTTCCCCACCTTCACACGCTCAGTGCCTTAATTcctgtgcaaatagtaagtgtaaagaacatGAGGTAGTATATTTGAATCAAGGTTGAAGAAGCCTTATATTAACAAGCACAACTGAGAAGATAACATGGGGATTAAATCATTACTTGTAGAAATCTGTGAATTTACCTGTTACAGTAGTACACTGCATTTTCACAGAGAGCAATAGCAGAAGTATACCGAATAATAGCGTCCTCGTAATTACTAGATTGCACATCTTTGTTGCCTAACACAAAGTAGCACAATAAGTTAGTAAAAACATTCACTAGCCAAAAAAACATGTGAAGACCTCATTCCTATTTTCCACATACTGAATCAAAACGAAACTCAAAAAAAGATTCCAAAAGAAAATGACAGTGAATATTTGCAAAAATCATTGGACATAAATAGAAAGATACATATACAATCACACAGGACCGTGCAATGTACTACAGTTCCTTACAAAAATCTATCCATACGGATAATTAGGCTGCCACAAATGATAGATGATAAACAAATCAAATGATTTGAAACAATATTCGAGGATTACCTTGTGTTTTTAGAGTATCAGCCAGGTTTTTTCGATTCATCTCACATCCAGAATCTTCCATATCCTGCATAGAGTATAAGTTCCGATGTCAAGAAAATATCTCCGATGAATATAATCCGAATAATAAGTTAAAGCAAATGGCATGTGaagtttacaaaaaaaaaatgaccaATACAAAAGAAATCACATAAGCATCTACCAAAAACTATACTATTAAGTCCAAATTTCTAACCTAAGGACATGCATTTCTTTTTGtcctcaaattttggcgccACCATGGAGGCAAGTTCTCTCTTTGATTAGTATACTGGGGTTCAGTTCAGCACTATAAATGATTAAATGCCATCAACTAATTCTACAACTATCTACCATGTATAGGATGGTCAACATTTTATTCCAGTGATCTGGATTAATTCTTAAATCAATGTATGCAAATAAGTACATGAACATCGACCTACACCCACATTGACTCATCCAAACCCCAGTATTTCCACCCTCATGGTATAAAACAGTGACAAATAACATTCTCCAAAGGATATATACACGCATGTGAAGCTTACTCATTTTCTAACAAGAAAACGGCAGATAAATTCAAACTAGTAAAAGTTGCTTACAAAGAGAGCCGATTGACACACGGTTACTGCGTTAACCCTCAATAAATGATCATCATCTCCATCTGGTGTTGTAAAGAAGTGCATTTTCTCTAATGCATCCAAAAGTTGTGTAGAAAGTTCATCTCTATTAGACGCCCCTGAAAACGCATCAGAACAGCAGTAAAATCTGTTAAATAACCTAGGAGATTTGGGAACATGTCAAACTCAAAACAAGCGAACATTGGCAGCATAGTGAAAAATACAGCATGAAAACATTGTTAAGGAAATAATGGCAGTCAAAATGTTCACATTCACATGTTGAGGGACATTTCATTTTCTATTTCTATCTATTCAAGATTTCTCCAAGTAACAATAAGGGGCGTTAGGTTCACTACAAGGTATGGGTTTGGTATACGTTTGGAATCACCCAAACTCATACCCCATATTTGGTTATAAGGTTTGTAATACCCAACAGAAAGCAAAATGCCAGGCCAGAATACAGAAGTTGAAAAAGATATACCTATGTCACTGCTTTCTCTGTCTTCGCCATCTCCCTACCAAAACAAAAAAGAGAAATCACAAGGTTAACTTATTAACCAGGAAGAACATATAATACCACCAATTATTCCCAACAGACGATGAAAAGGGGAAAAAGGGAGGACGAAAGTGTTGAAATTATAATAGAGATGAGAGAGGGGTAAGAATGTAGCAAAATTATACTACTATTTCATTCAATCCAGTTAATTATACTACTACATTGCTAGAATGTGGAAGAACCCACTAACTCATTACTACCCACTAATAATATTCATGTTCCTAAAATTAAGAACCATTAACACACTTCTTCTAAAGCACTAAATCCAACAGAGAGAACCAACTAAATTCTTAAGTCAACTATACTTGGATATGACTAAAGGAGgacaaattaattattttttaaaagtaaATGAAAGAGAAGAAACCTGGTTTCGGGATGTTCCTGAAAAATCACCAGAGGCATTATTTTGTGCAGATGATCCGGGTCGGGCCTCTTCACTAGAGCTGAAAATGTTTAGCAACAAATTAGGTTCTGGTCGCTCACTCTCAGGCAGTAGATGAAGTCTGAAGACTTCTGTTAAACAATCTTTGGCAACTTCAAGGCCTTCAAGATCAACACCAGGGGCAGGTTCAACTGTCAAgggattaaaaaaattattaataagATTAGTACATGAAATCAATATCAAGACAGGCTGAAGGGTTTTTGGCTATAAAATCAATTCAAGGATAATCCGTTAAACACAAGTCATATATGATGTTTGATAATATTCTTCCCAAATCACAAAAAGTAGAAGATTTAAAAACAATGTGTATACATCATAGACTCATAGAGTATACCCATTCAGGAGCTTCCAGGAACCCCTAAGCCAAACCACCCTCGACCTCCACGCAAACACACAGATAAAACTGAAGCAAGTAAATCAAATGTTTATCGAACATAATGTATGACTATGTAGGAAAGAAATGTATCACCAACTCTTACAAAAGCATAGTTGTTTAAGGAAAAGACATACTTCGTAGATATTATGAGTATTAAGccaataaataaacaaaaacattaaatTCCTTTCAGCCAGAAAGTACATatactttccttttttttccttaCAAAGTAAGGTAGTATGTCTATGAGCAAACTCTACAAAGATAAGGCTGAACAATCAAAATTTTCAATATCTATGCTCCCAATTGAAAAGCAACGCGGAAGAAGAAATCTCCTAAAATTGTAGTATAAGGCTCACAACAAAGTAAGATATCATAAGGCACAGATATATCTATAATCAGAAAAAGGACTAaacttgaaataaaattcaGATAGTGGGTTTGGCAGTGATACATCAAATAGCTAGAAACGTGACGACTGATTCTCCATAGCAATCACCAGTAATTAAACCATTAAATTGATATCAGAATATTACTATTTCACAAAGAGTAACCACAGAAGACCTATATTATCATAATTTTGAAACCAGAGAGGAATTCCTTTTTTAATACTCCTCCAATTGATCATTCCAACTTTCCAAGTAAAGTTCCATAAACCAATAATCAGTTATACTTATACCTACTGTAATTAGGCTTAACCCCAACTATTAACCTACATAAGGGTAACCCTAATTCCAACAATCTTCCCTGAAAAGCTCCTAATCAGATCAGTAATAAACCTCACTCTATGCTGAACCGGGACGGGCCGGGCCTAACATTTTCGAAACCCACCGGTCACACAACAGAAAACCACCCAACATAAAGATTAAAGACACACTCCCCCACCAGTACACGGCAAATGGATCACCTCATCAAGTCATTTCTCCCCTTCCcccataaaaacaaaaaatcccaacaatttaatccaaaaaaatacaaaattggAATAATTACAAGAATTTAATGCATGATTTCACTACCAAAGAACTGAACTTTTTCACAATCtaagaagtaagaacctcaatcAACCAACATGAGAAATAAATGGTGTTTGGATTCACAACAACAATAAGTcaataacaaaacaaaacaaaaattagcAGAAAATGCAGCAACAACAACCTAGGAATGCTCAAAACTCAATCACAAGTAACATAATTAATCTCTAGAAATCTGCAAACCAcatagaaagagagagagagagagaaggacAGACCAGAATCGAGAAAGTCGAGGAAAGCACGGGTAATACGGCGAGAGGTGGTAGCATCACTCCTCAAGTTTGCCATCACAGGGAAGACTTGAGAAGTGAGAAGTGGTTTGATGATGAACTTTTTTGTCGAAGAAAAAGTtgggaattttatttattagagATTGCAAAAGGAAAATTATTCTAGGCTTTAATCCAACTATGGAAAAAACagagaatttttttattttacgtAAATGTACAGTCAAATAATGTTAATATACAGTTGAATAAGCTTAATTATCCACcgtggaaaaaaaatatttttactttcTCAATCGCCGAATAAGTGTAACAATTTGACTTGGTTTTTTACTACTCCccctgtatttatttaagagatacacttgattgggtacgggtattaagaagaaaaattaaatgaaataaaataataaagcaattgggattggatagatattttaataattgaacaagtggggaccatgtcattttggtgggtgggaggtggggtgggtttatgaaattatttgtttaataggatgatggatcatagggtaaattagatgtattatttaattagatggcggggttgataagttactaaaaatggcaagtgtatctcttaaataaatacggccggaaaaggcaagtgtatcccttaaataaatacagagggagtataatatATCCatgtaaaatttatttttatttttttattttattttttttttatgtaaaaTTTATTATTAGATGGGGTAAGTGGATAAATAGATAATGTATGTATTTAGTCAAGTATACTCCCTTCGTCTCTGTTTGTTCtatacgtttggtattttgcacgcgcTTTAACGACTAactaatgtgcattgagatttctttatttttttttatttaaacaaggcaaattacgtttatttataatgttttcacttttatcaaaattctgatattgagaaaatgaagaaaaaaaatgtctAAAAAAGTGTGAAAGATTAAATGGCCCGgtgaatttaattagttaaaataatcattggacacaaattttgatagaatattaacgcatttatgtgataatataaaaataaatgtaaagaacattttgggacacccaaaaagaaaaacgtaaaaaaaacaaaaagagacggagggagtacataataGGTACTCCATATCATGAAGGAGATAACGTGTGATTGTGGGAGTGAtggtattttattattattattattattattattattattatttaagtgGAAAATACAAGagaaataaacaataaaatatttttgggtgaaggttaataaaaaaaaaagaaatgaagTTATCAAAGGCAGAAGCGATACGTTTAAAAAGAAACATTCATAAAAAAGAAGGGTGCAGCCCTAAGAAAAAGGAATCATAAGGTAGAACTTTAGAGTGACTAGTTGTTTTGCAATTTATACAAATTATTTTGCAAATGTTTGTAAAAGACGGATATTtccaaatttataataaatgcAAAAGAAGCTATGCCAAATTTAAAGTCACTTgacatttaataaaaaaaaatattaaaccaCAAATATGATTATAATATACTTACCTCCGTTcttaaaagttctttacgcttttcgttttagtccgttcctgaaagttttttacactcctactttatttcatttttactcttatttggccaccataacttacccactcacaatactttaatattagtttccacccactcacattgttggacaatttatagccactcattttccatttgttaccccaccatcacatgttcaccaaaattccttaattaccgtgcaaatagtaaccgtaaagatcatttaggaacggaggtagtaggtGCCAATACTTTTCAGAGTGCAATAACAAGCCAAAAGATTTatgattaaaatttaaaacttgtcAATCTATGTTCCTAAAAAATACACTAAACCACAATAGCTATATATAGTTAATAATGCAGTAACAAATATTTGGAAACAatgaaacataattaaagcttgtTTGCAAAAGGCATACACAAGCCATCGAACACATTCTTGCAAATAATTTATTTACAACAAACTG contains these protein-coding regions:
- the LOC110795596 gene encoding uncharacterized protein isoform X2 — protein: MANLRSDATTSRRITRAFLDFLDSVEPAPGVDLEGLEVAKDCLTEVFRLHLLPESERPEPNLLLNIFSSSEEARPGSSAQNNASGDFSGTSRNQGDGEDRESSDIGASNRDELSTQLLDALEKMHFFTTPDGDDDHLLRVNAVTVCQSALFDMEDSGCEMNRKNLADTLKTQGNKDVQSSNYEDAIIRYTSAIALCENAVYYCNRAAAYTQMRKYDEAIKDCLKSIEIDPNYSKAYSRLGLAYYAQGKYSDAINKGYKRALELDPNSNAVKENIRVAEQKLNEEQEQTRRNQDHPTGSSGNQAAPPPSFSSVSFDAGTIPANLPANFASMFSNIAGNASQNQTRQGEANHETRSPFGSSTFDSNAIPSEMASMFMNMAGSAFQGQQQDSQSNHENGVPNFASMFMNMAGQGQPQGAHTVVDDDDGTETRTGQRSFSFNFDIDGNGRPTSR
- the LOC110795596 gene encoding uncharacterized protein isoform X1 gives rise to the protein MANLRSDATTSRRITRAFLDFLDSVEPAPGVDLEGLEVAKDCLTEVFRLHLLPESERPEPNLLLNIFSSSEEARPGSSAQNNASGDFSGTSRNQGDGEDRESSDIGASNRDELSTQLLDALEKMHFFTTPDGDDDHLLRVNAVTVCQSALFDMEDSGCEMNRKNLADTLKTQGNKDVQSSNYEDAIIRYTSAIALCENAVYYCNRAAAYTQMRKYDEAIKDCLKSIEIDPNYSKAYSRLGLAYYAQGKYSDAINKGYKRGQYALELDPNSNAVKENIRVAEQKLNEEQEQTRRNQDHPTGSSGNQAAPPPSFSSVSFDAGTIPANLPANFASMFSNIAGNASQNQTRQGEANHETRSPFGSSTFDSNAIPSEMASMFMNMAGSAFQGQQQDSQSNHENGVPNFASMFMNMAGQGQPQGAHTVVDDDDGTETRTGQRSFSFNFDIDGNGRPTSR